One genomic segment of Panicum virgatum strain AP13 chromosome 2N, P.virgatum_v5, whole genome shotgun sequence includes these proteins:
- the LOC120660356 gene encoding putative germin-like protein 3-2: MANNKLPALPLAAVLLALAAPSLAGDPDMLQDICVADYKSLNGPLRLNGFPCKRLENVTADDFFSGLLAIPGDTGNAAGSAVTVANVERLPGLNTQGVSVARIDFAPWGVNPPHTHPRATEVIFVLQGSLDVGFVTTANRLYARTVCRGEVFVFPRGLVHYQRNNGGTPAAVMSAFNSQLPGTQAVVQTLFGASPAVPTDVLARAFQIDGGLVEAIKSKFPPK, from the exons ATGGCCAACAACAAGCTCCCCgcccttcccctcgccgccgtcctcctggcgctcgccgcgccctcactcgccggcgaccccgacATGCTCCAGGACATCTGCGTCGCCGACTACAAGTCCCTCAACGGCC CTCTGAGGCTGAACGGGTTCCCGTGCAAGAGGCTGGAGAACGTGACGGCCGACGACTTCTTCTCCGGCCTGCTCGCGATCCCCGGCGACACGGGCAACGCGGCGGGGTCGGCGGTGACGGTGGCGAACGTGGAGAGGCTCCCGGGGCTCAACACCCAGGGCGTGTCCGTGGCGCGGATCGACTTCGCGCCGTGGGGCGTCAACCCGCCGCACACGCACCCGCGCGCCACCGAGGTCATCTTCGTGCTCCAGGGCTCCCTCGACGTGGGGTTCGTCACCACCGCCAACAGGCTCTACGCCCGCACCGTCTGCAGGGGCGAGGTCTTCGTCTTCCCGCGCGGCCTCGTCCACTACCAGAGGAACAACGGCGGCACCCCCGCCGCGGTCATGTCGGCATTCAACAGCCAGCTGCCGGGCACGCAGGCCGTCGTCCAGACCCTCTTCGGCGCCTCGCCTGCAGTGCCCACCGACGTGCTGGCCAGGGCGTTCCAGATCGACGGCGGCCTCGTGGAGGCCATCAAGTCCAAGTTCCCGCCCAAGTAG